In Anaerolineales bacterium, the following proteins share a genomic window:
- a CDS encoding class I SAM-dependent methyltransferase: MNDTGKMDSAEVALSKLEAGQVLDVATGNGGFITFLLDNIKSFTEITGIDLNERPLDAARKVFLQGNIRLLRMDANQMEFMDGVFDTVCIANSLHHLENPDQVLAEMWRVCKTDGTLLICEMYRDGQTKTQQTHVDLHHWWAAVDRADGIHHLETYTRQEILDITQKLGLKAMEYFDMKDLEADPKEPELVKDLDGIIDRYLQRAQGSSGEAQLIERGEELRRRVHATGFHGATSLLVIGRK; the protein is encoded by the coding sequence ATGAATGATACTGGCAAAATGGACAGTGCGGAAGTTGCATTAAGCAAACTAGAAGCCGGGCAGGTGCTTGATGTCGCCACCGGGAACGGGGGCTTCATCACCTTCCTGTTGGACAATATCAAGAGCTTTACGGAAATCACGGGGATCGATCTGAACGAACGGCCCCTTGATGCAGCGCGCAAGGTATTCCTGCAAGGGAATATCCGCTTGCTTAGGATGGATGCGAATCAGATGGAATTCATGGATGGCGTTTTTGATACGGTGTGCATTGCCAACTCGCTGCACCACCTGGAAAATCCGGATCAGGTGCTTGCGGAAATGTGGAGAGTTTGTAAAACAGACGGGACCCTGCTCATCTGCGAAATGTACCGGGACGGGCAGACGAAAACACAGCAAACGCACGTTGACCTGCATCACTGGTGGGCAGCAGTGGACAGGGCGGACGGGATACATCACCTTGAAACGTACACGCGCCAGGAAATCCTGGACATCACCCAAAAACTGGGCTTGAAAGCCATGGAATACTTTGACATGAAAGACCTGGAGGCAGATCCAAAAGAGCCCGAGTTGGTGAAAGATTTGGATGGGATCATAGACCGTTACCTCCAACGAGCTCAAGGATCGAGCGGTGAAGCACAATTAATCGAACGGGGTGAGGAGCTACGCAGGCGGGTGCACGCGACAGGGTTTCATGGAGCAACAAGCCTGCTGGTAATAGGCAGGAAATAG